The sequence below is a genomic window from Candidatus Saganbacteria bacterium.
AAAAACCTTGGCATCTTTAATTTCTTTTTTAAAATGCTCCATAGCCTTCTGATACAATCTTTTCTTCTGGACAGGAGCAAATAAGCCTGAATAATACACAAAATGATCATAGCGGTTTGGAATATGGATGATCAAACTTTCCATAAACTCAAAAACAGGGACAGCATAAGCCTGCCATGAAGATAATGTGGCTTTCGTTTTCCACTGCAGCTTAACATATTCACTTTTCTTGTAGCCAACAATCAATCTTTGTGAAAAAGGAGCCCTCTTGACATAACGGCCAATATAACTGATTGATATGCTGTCTTCCACGGGCTCGCATCTTATGTAAACATGCCAGTCTTTGTGATATAAATTGTTGAGCAATGCGTAGAATTCCTGTTTGTTTCCCCAATACCAAAGCGTCCCTTCCCGATATGCTTTGCGCAAAAGATTCAAGAATTTACTCTTCCATGCCCCTTTTAAATATGCTTCTGGAATATACGAGACATCTTCCCATTTAAGCGTGCTTTTGTTGATCCCTCCCTGTGTCCTCAAAACGTGGAAATGAGGATGAAATTTCCTATCAGAACCAAAAGTATGCAGAACCCCTAACTCGCCCCCAATAATATCCGACCTCCGATTAAACTGCTGGATGCTTCTTGATATGGCTCTGTCAATTGAGATTGGCTTTGTACCCACAGGAAGGACAAAATCTGCTTTTGCAGGTATTAGCGACAAACCTCGCATGTCCGCAATCTTCGCACGCGTATGTCTGTATGCCCATCTTCAATGTCCTGCAGTTAATGAGTTTCCATACATTTTTTCTCACCGCAGGACGTTTCGCTTCTCTTGACCCGCTTTCCCTTACAAAACTGTCCCACTCATTCC
It includes:
- a CDS encoding transposase — encoded protein: MGTKPISIDRAISRSIQQFNRRSDIIGGELGVLHTFGSDRKFHPHFHVLRTQGGINKSTLKWEDVSYIPEAYLKGAWKSKFLNLLRKAYREGTLWYWGNKQEFYALLNNLYHKDWHVYIRCEPVEDSISISYIGRYVKRAPFSQRLIVGYKKSEYVKLQWKTKATLSSWQAYAVPVFEFMESLIIHIPNRYDHFVYYSGLFAPVQKKRLYQKAMEHFKKEIKDAKVFTWSTLKKLNWNDDPLKCPSCGGKMIFVRAIHFLDPETMLYEVKNYQLVVKGLDSS
- a CDS encoding transposase zinc-binding domain-containing protein yields the protein MAITLKEIFRNEWDSFVRESGSREAKRPAVRKNVWKLINCRTLKMGIQTYACEDCGHARFVANTCKSRFCPSCGYKANLN